A section of the Pediococcus inopinatus genome encodes:
- a CDS encoding C40 family peptidase produces MKKNTPILVTALSLTGIVLFTGKPAEAATTQATVSYQIGATTVWSSPSYSSKPISYLAPNSKVTLDVKKSVNKVNWYQLAENQWVPETYLKMAQETTVTPTATATTKTVVANLKDAAITIWTDSAGTTPTGEYLSYGTAITIQGQQEINGVTWFRIDQGWVPETYLASDNNGTPYYINSQTKQLSAPQQSATSETVGTNDSSDDTIAPTTAAQSSTSSNIMQTTKSALPQEQSVNNQSSAAANTGAQKTTNTNAASQSTIENIINAAEAQIGVPYVWGGKTPSGFDCSGLVGYAFRQAGKEVGGYTVAQESAGTKVSLDNLQPGDILFWGEPGASYHDAIYIGNNQYIDSPKPSDSVGIRTINSYFSPSFAVRVF; encoded by the coding sequence ATGAAAAAAAATACACCTATTTTAGTTACAGCACTATCATTAACTGGTATTGTACTTTTCACAGGAAAACCAGCTGAGGCAGCTACAACTCAAGCTACAGTTTCCTATCAAATCGGTGCTACTACAGTTTGGAGTAGTCCAAGCTATTCTAGTAAGCCAATTAGTTATTTAGCTCCTAATTCAAAAGTTACCCTTGATGTTAAAAAAAGTGTTAACAAAGTAAACTGGTATCAATTAGCAGAAAATCAATGGGTACCAGAAACATATTTAAAAATGGCTCAGGAAACTACGGTTACACCCACGGCAACAGCCACAACCAAAACGGTAGTTGCAAACTTAAAAGATGCCGCAATCACTATTTGGACTGATTCAGCTGGTACTACGCCGACTGGAGAATACTTATCTTATGGTACTGCCATAACTATTCAAGGGCAGCAAGAAATAAATGGTGTGACTTGGTTCCGAATTGATCAAGGATGGGTACCAGAAACATACTTAGCGTCTGATAACAATGGAACCCCTTACTATATTAATTCTCAAACAAAACAATTATCAGCTCCGCAACAAAGCGCTACTTCTGAAACAGTTGGTACCAATGATTCAAGCGATGATACGATTGCCCCCACTACAGCTGCACAAAGTTCAACTAGTTCAAATATTATGCAAACAACTAAATCGGCTCTACCGCAAGAACAATCGGTCAACAATCAAAGTTCGGCTGCTGCTAATACAGGAGCACAAAAAACTACTAACACAAACGCTGCCTCACAATCTACTATAGAAAATATTATTAATGCAGCAGAAGCACAAATTGGTGTTCCTTATGTGTGGGGTGGAAAAACACCAAGCGGATTCGATTGTTCTGGCCTAGTTGGCTATGCGTTTCGCCAAGCAGGGAAAGAAGTTGGCGGTTACACCGTTGCTCAGGAAAGTGCTGGTACTAAAGTTAGTCTAGATAATCTGCAACCAGGTGATATTCTTTTCTGGGGAGAACCTGGTGCCAGCTACCATGACGCTATTTATATTGGTAATAATCAATATATAGATTCACCAAAACCTAGTGATTCAGTTGGAATTCGCACGATCAATAGTTATTTTTCTCCCTCATTCGCAGTTCGTGTCTTTTAA
- a CDS encoding DUF2933 domain-containing protein → MSQWILIALILLAHPLMMLFMHKGMMHGNSGSMNGCGNHTQQDSSNTEKPRKKVN, encoded by the coding sequence ATGTCACAATGGATTCTAATAGCTCTTATTCTTTTAGCACATCCACTCATGATGCTATTTATGCATAAAGGTATGATGCATGGGAATTCTGGTAGTATGAATGGCTGCGGAAATCATACCCAACAAGATTCCAGCAACACTGAAAAACCACGTAAAAAAGTCAATTAG
- a CDS encoding conjugal transfer protein: MARQDYEDYDYEYDDYEDPRDHRYAERPRPQYHEDYEDRPPQRIQERDERNYRRPPDDYRDERYPPHDFEQQREPRSSYDRESEHDLQYEYNERPAKHQIASHKKARPKRPRKKVKRQRPPKRQPKPMKEKKTRKLKQPRVGIRRKTTWFCWLILIASVSFGVYKNFTAINKHTVHEREVVKVKLTDTNAIEAFITDFAKVYYTWEPNQEKLENRQKDLSKFMLNGLVTLNADALRSDIPTTSTVSDIRIWKVEAKKNQVNEVLFTVNQQIKNSQKEDAAKAIESTYSLNVMKNKDGDMVIVTNPTIAAAPSKAKATEKQLQTDSSIDAETTSSITKFLTTFFTLYPSGTTNELKYYVDGGTKPLNKDYRFAELVNPTFHRQGDNIRVDATVKFLDSETDMTQYSQYSLILEKAGSNWTIKSGL, from the coding sequence ATGGCCCGTCAAGATTATGAAGACTACGACTATGAGTACGACGACTACGAAGATCCCCGTGATCATCGCTATGCGGAACGCCCGCGACCACAGTATCATGAAGATTATGAGGATCGACCACCGCAGCGAATACAGGAACGGGACGAACGCAACTATCGCCGACCACCAGATGATTATCGCGATGAGCGTTACCCACCCCACGACTTTGAACAACAACGTGAACCACGGTCATCCTATGATCGAGAAAGTGAACACGATCTACAGTATGAATACAACGAACGTCCAGCCAAGCATCAGATCGCTTCACATAAGAAAGCCCGTCCCAAGCGGCCGCGTAAAAAAGTCAAACGACAACGACCACCAAAGCGCCAACCAAAACCGATGAAAGAAAAAAAAACCCGCAAGTTAAAACAACCTCGCGTTGGCATCCGGCGAAAAACTACTTGGTTCTGTTGGTTGATCTTGATCGCTAGTGTGAGTTTTGGCGTGTACAAGAATTTCACTGCCATCAATAAACACACAGTCCATGAACGTGAAGTAGTGAAAGTTAAGTTGACTGATACCAACGCGATTGAAGCATTCATCACCGACTTTGCCAAAGTCTATTACACATGGGAACCTAACCAGGAAAAATTAGAAAACCGACAAAAAGATCTTAGTAAATTTATGTTAAATGGATTGGTGACCCTGAATGCCGATGCTTTGCGTTCAGATATTCCGACAACTTCCACTGTGTCTGATATTCGAATTTGGAAAGTTGAGGCTAAAAAGAATCAAGTCAATGAAGTCTTATTCACCGTTAATCAGCAGATCAAAAACAGTCAAAAAGAAGACGCCGCAAAAGCAATCGAGTCCACCTACTCATTGAATGTTATGAAAAATAAAGATGGTGACATGGTGATTGTGACTAATCCAACGATTGCGGCAGCTCCGTCTAAGGCCAAAGCAACAGAAAAACAGCTTCAAACAGATAGTTCAATTGATGCCGAAACCACCAGTAGCATCACTAAATTTCTAACGACTTTCTTCACCCTTTATCCTAGCGGCACCACCAATGAACTGAAATATTATGTCGATGGAGGGACAAAACCACTAAATAAAGACTACCGTTTTGCGGAACTGGTCAATCCCACCTTCCATCGTCAAGGCGACAACATTCGAGTTGACGCGACCGTCAAGTTCCTCGATAGTGAAACCGATATGACCCAATATTCACAGTACTCTCTTATTTTAGAAAAAGCAGGTTCAAACTGGACAATTAAGTCTGGTTTATAG
- a CDS encoding bifunctional lytic transglycosylase/C40 family peptidase, with translation MNKKWLGLAVLPIILISLLFFSVAMTADDDDSSDSTELVVDSMNLSAEVLKYKSTVEKYCKEFGIPDQVTVILAIMQVESGGKGSDVMQSSESLGQAPSSLSPDASIKQGVKYFASLIKSMKTTKTDLNTAIQSYNFGGAFINYVATHGKKYSLQIASDFAKEKAGGKKVTYTNPVSDEGWRYAYGNMFYVSLVSQYLSPTVANFSDKTVKAIMTEALKYQGTPYVFGGSTPTTGFDCSGLTSWAYAKAGIKLPRTAQAQYNVTQHISIKNSKAGDLVFFKGTYATSDYITHVGIYVGNMRMYNAGDPLGYANLNTAYWQAHLVGAGRIKK, from the coding sequence ATGAATAAGAAATGGTTAGGCCTAGCCGTTTTGCCGATCATACTCATTAGCTTGTTGTTCTTTTCAGTGGCAATGACAGCTGATGACGATGATAGTAGCGATTCTACTGAGTTAGTGGTTGATTCGATGAACCTTTCCGCAGAAGTACTCAAGTACAAAAGTACCGTTGAAAAATATTGCAAGGAGTTTGGTATTCCTGATCAAGTAACCGTGATTCTCGCGATTATGCAAGTTGAATCTGGCGGTAAAGGTAGCGATGTCATGCAGTCTAGTGAATCACTGGGCCAAGCTCCCAGTAGTTTATCGCCGGATGCTTCGATCAAACAAGGCGTGAAATACTTTGCTAGTTTAATCAAATCCATGAAAACAACCAAAACTGATTTAAATACAGCTATTCAAAGTTACAACTTCGGTGGCGCTTTTATTAATTATGTGGCTACGCATGGTAAGAAATATTCGCTACAAATAGCCAGTGATTTCGCTAAAGAAAAGGCCGGCGGCAAAAAAGTCACTTACACCAATCCAGTTTCTGATGAAGGTTGGCGCTACGCTTATGGCAATATGTTCTATGTAAGTTTAGTCAGCCAATATCTTAGCCCGACTGTGGCTAACTTCAGTGATAAAACGGTCAAAGCCATAATGACCGAAGCACTTAAATACCAAGGCACGCCCTATGTTTTTGGCGGCTCAACGCCAACCACAGGTTTTGATTGTTCTGGGTTAACCAGTTGGGCTTACGCCAAGGCTGGTATTAAGCTCCCGCGTACCGCCCAAGCGCAATATAATGTGACCCAACATATCAGTATCAAAAACTCCAAGGCCGGTGACTTAGTATTTTTCAAAGGCACTTACGCAACTTCAGATTACATTACCCACGTTGGCATCTATGTCGGTAATATGCGCATGTATAATGCTGGCGATCCCCTTGGCTACGCTAACTTAAATACCGCCTACTGGCAAGCACACCTTGTTGGTGCTGGTCGCATCAAGAAATGA
- a CDS encoding CD3337/EF1877 family mobilome membrane protein gives MSVRKKRLLLLIGFVLVVVLVSATSLQSVHAAGLVDETVNNKHEFSKYPVNNYQLDYFVDSSWDWLPWNWGDGIGKSVMYAIYAITNFLWLISVYLSYATGYLIQQAYSLDFIKDTTDAIGKNMQLLAGVSKNGFSADGFYPGMLLLLILVLGVYVAYTGLIKRESSKAISAVANFIVIFILSASFIAYSPDYIGKINQFSADMSTSALNTGSKMIMQNKQSTSKNGVDAIRETLFNIQVKQPWTLLQFGDSNLKEVGEDRVNKLVKTDPFKNKGKDRTEIVKAEIEDKENDNLSAVKTIQRLGVTTFVCIFDIAITIFVFFLTAMMLFSQILFIIYAIFLPISCLLAMIPGFNGLMKTAVLRLFNTIMMRAGVTIVLTLTFCLSTMIYGLSTTTPFFLVAFLQIVIFAGIWMKLGDLMGMMQLKSSDSQAGASRLRRSSSRLIRQVMGNAAMGGMLARGLKPRPQPQTETGTDANSKRPQPNKRDATTSKMTRAGKKVGAALDTKKKMAATAKYTKEQLKDLPTNTKYGLHQGKETAKKGIGDFKNGLKNQRQDNQSERELAAKKRREEMQRRKLVVDPPKNPRQPSNSDPIKKKSAVSPVTQPKPRDPSTTKLPHTKTPIEKPTSRPKQSFTTAPKTGEKRQFKPTTDKPLNLVVNKTTMHRKLLVKPRQKHDE, from the coding sequence ATGTCGGTACGTAAAAAACGACTTTTATTACTGATCGGCTTTGTGCTAGTCGTGGTGCTAGTGAGTGCTACTTCTCTCCAAAGTGTCCACGCAGCAGGCCTAGTCGATGAAACCGTCAATAATAAACACGAATTTTCCAAATATCCAGTCAATAACTATCAACTAGATTATTTCGTCGATTCATCATGGGATTGGTTGCCATGGAACTGGGGTGACGGCATTGGCAAGTCGGTCATGTACGCTATTTATGCTATCACCAATTTTCTGTGGCTGATCTCCGTCTACCTCTCCTACGCCACGGGTTACCTGATTCAACAAGCTTACTCACTAGATTTCATCAAAGATACCACCGATGCCATTGGTAAAAACATGCAACTACTCGCCGGGGTTTCTAAAAACGGCTTTAGCGCTGACGGCTTTTATCCCGGTATGCTTTTGTTGCTGATATTAGTGCTTGGCGTGTATGTCGCCTATACTGGCCTGATCAAACGTGAATCCTCCAAAGCCATCTCAGCGGTAGCCAATTTTATCGTGATTTTTATTCTGTCGGCAAGCTTCATTGCCTACTCACCCGACTATATTGGCAAGATCAACCAATTTTCCGCCGATATGAGTACCTCAGCTTTAAACACTGGTTCTAAAATGATCATGCAAAATAAACAGTCCACCTCAAAAAACGGGGTTGATGCGATTCGTGAAACGTTATTCAACATTCAAGTCAAACAGCCGTGGACGTTATTACAGTTTGGCGATTCTAATCTCAAGGAGGTTGGCGAGGATCGCGTCAACAAACTGGTCAAAACTGATCCGTTCAAGAACAAAGGTAAAGATCGAACAGAGATCGTCAAGGCTGAAATTGAAGATAAAGAAAACGACAATCTATCAGCGGTCAAAACGATTCAACGTTTAGGTGTGACCACCTTTGTGTGTATCTTCGATATCGCAATCACCATTTTTGTCTTCTTTCTCACAGCGATGATGTTATTTAGTCAAATCCTCTTTATTATTTACGCCATTTTCTTACCGATCAGTTGTCTCTTAGCCATGATCCCAGGATTTAACGGCTTAATGAAAACGGCTGTTTTGCGGCTATTCAATACGATCATGATGCGTGCTGGCGTCACTATTGTCCTAACATTGACGTTCTGCCTTTCCACCATGATCTATGGGCTATCGACCACCACCCCATTCTTTCTGGTCGCCTTTCTCCAAATCGTCATCTTTGCCGGCATCTGGATGAAGCTCGGCGATTTAATGGGCATGATGCAGCTTAAAAGTTCTGACTCCCAAGCTGGTGCTAGTCGCTTGCGCCGCAGTAGTAGCCGTTTGATCCGGCAGGTCATGGGCAACGCCGCAATGGGTGGTATGCTCGCACGCGGTTTAAAACCACGTCCACAGCCGCAGACTGAAACTGGTACTGATGCTAATTCAAAACGACCACAGCCCAATAAACGCGATGCCACCACTAGCAAGATGACCCGTGCTGGTAAAAAAGTGGGTGCTGCATTAGATACCAAAAAGAAAATGGCCGCAACTGCGAAATACACCAAAGAACAGTTAAAGGATCTGCCAACCAATACAAAATATGGGTTACATCAAGGTAAAGAAACGGCTAAAAAAGGTATTGGTGATTTCAAAAATGGGTTGAAAAATCAGCGTCAAGATAATCAATCAGAACGCGAACTGGCCGCTAAAAAACGTCGGGAAGAAATGCAACGGCGTAAATTAGTGGTTGATCCGCCAAAGAATCCACGGCAACCGTCTAATTCTGATCCGATCAAGAAAAAGTCGGCAGTTTCTCCAGTCACGCAACCAAAGCCACGCGATCCCAGTACCACTAAACTACCACATACTAAAACACCAATAGAAAAGCCAACATCACGGCCCAAACAATCATTCACGACTGCACCCAAAACTGGTGAGAAACGGCAATTCAAACCGACAACTGACAAGCCACTGAATCTCGTTGTCAATAAAACAACCATGCACCGTAAATTGCTGGTCAAGCCAAGGCAAAAACATGATGAATAA
- a CDS encoding ATP-binding protein, which translates to MKFPIKYIEDNLVFNRDGECFAYYELVPYNYSFLSPDQKAEVHENFRQLISQNRDGKLHLLQLATESSIKDTMRRSKATVKGNLKSIADTHIDGQAAALIDNIGDNQVDYRFFIGFKLLLNDRELSAKGVWHDIMLGIQDFLHEFNEKYTGDFMVMNNSEVDRFRKVARFLADKVSRRFKIRPLIKDDFGYLLEHLYGMSGQDYEDYQYHLPRQKNEQDTVIKKYDLIKPTRSLIEQKQRYLIITHGFTESYVTYMALSDIVGELDFPGSEIFYFQQQQFDFPIDTSLNVEIVTNKKALTKVRNKKKELKDLDNHAYESNNETTRGVADALDSVDDLEAELDQTKDAMYKISYVIRVSGKSYDEMKKRADQVLDFYDSLNIKLVRPFGDMLGLHSEFMPASKRYMNDYIQYVTSDFIASLGFGATQALGEREGIYVGYNVDTGRNVFIKPDLAAQGLKGTVTNALSAAFLGSLGGGKSFSNNLLVYYAVLYGAQALILDPKSERTDWAKNLDFMQDDINIVNLTSEEANRGLLDPYIILSNPKDSESLAVDTLTFLTGISSRDAERFPTLRKAIRNVTLDPQPGLLKVITELRREGTPIANNIADHIESFTDYDFAALLFSDGSTRRSIALDRKINIIQIADLVLPDADKTQDEYITAEMLSVAMLMIISTFAIDFIHADRSQFKIVDLDEAWAFLNVAQGKALSMKLIREGRSMNAGVYLVTQNANDLLDEKMKNNIGMKFAFRSTDINEIKNTLTFFGLDAEDESNQHRLRSLDNGECLFQDIWGHVGVLHFDYIFEHLYKAFDTRPPAQITGGE; encoded by the coding sequence GTGAAGTTTCCCATAAAATATATCGAAGACAATTTAGTGTTTAATCGTGATGGCGAATGCTTCGCCTATTACGAACTCGTCCCCTATAATTACTCTTTTCTCTCACCTGATCAAAAAGCGGAAGTCCACGAAAATTTCCGTCAGTTGATCTCACAAAACCGTGACGGTAAACTGCATCTCTTACAACTTGCCACCGAATCCAGTATCAAAGACACGATGCGCCGTTCCAAAGCCACGGTCAAAGGAAATTTAAAAAGTATTGCCGATACGCATATTGACGGTCAAGCCGCCGCGTTGATCGACAATATTGGCGATAATCAAGTTGATTATCGTTTTTTTATTGGTTTTAAACTGCTGTTAAACGACCGCGAGTTATCCGCTAAAGGCGTTTGGCATGATATCATGCTTGGCATTCAGGATTTTCTTCATGAATTCAATGAAAAATACACCGGTGACTTCATGGTCATGAACAACAGCGAAGTTGATCGTTTTCGTAAAGTCGCCCGCTTCCTTGCCGATAAAGTCAGTCGCCGGTTTAAAATTCGACCGTTGATTAAAGATGACTTTGGTTACTTGTTAGAACATCTTTACGGTATGTCAGGGCAAGATTATGAAGACTACCAATACCACCTGCCACGACAAAAAAATGAACAAGATACGGTAATCAAAAAATATGACTTGATCAAGCCAACGCGTTCGTTGATTGAACAAAAGCAGCGTTACTTGATCATCACCCACGGTTTCACCGAATCCTATGTCACCTATATGGCCTTATCCGATATTGTTGGTGAATTAGATTTTCCCGGTAGTGAGATTTTCTACTTCCAGCAACAACAATTCGATTTTCCCATTGATACCTCACTGAATGTGGAAATTGTGACTAACAAAAAGGCACTAACTAAGGTGCGTAACAAAAAGAAAGAATTGAAAGATTTAGATAACCACGCCTATGAATCTAATAACGAAACCACTCGCGGTGTCGCCGATGCCCTTGATTCCGTTGACGACTTGGAGGCTGAGCTTGATCAAACTAAAGACGCGATGTACAAAATTTCCTATGTCATTCGCGTCAGTGGAAAAAGCTACGATGAAATGAAAAAGCGCGCTGATCAAGTCCTCGATTTCTATGATTCATTGAATATTAAATTGGTTCGCCCGTTCGGCGATATGCTGGGGCTACACAGCGAGTTCATGCCCGCTTCAAAGCGCTACATGAATGACTACATTCAATACGTGACTAGTGATTTCATTGCCTCATTAGGCTTTGGTGCTACTCAAGCTTTAGGAGAACGCGAAGGAATTTATGTGGGCTACAACGTGGATACCGGCCGCAATGTTTTCATCAAACCTGACTTAGCCGCGCAAGGCTTAAAGGGAACAGTGACCAATGCTCTTTCGGCCGCTTTCCTTGGTTCACTTGGCGGTGGTAAATCATTTTCTAATAACTTACTCGTTTACTACGCCGTACTCTATGGCGCACAAGCTTTGATACTTGATCCAAAATCGGAACGAACTGATTGGGCGAAAAATTTAGACTTCATGCAAGACGATATTAACATCGTTAACCTGACCAGCGAAGAAGCGAATCGCGGTTTACTTGATCCTTATATCATTCTCAGTAATCCAAAAGATTCTGAAAGTCTGGCGGTCGATACACTCACCTTTTTAACGGGAATCTCTAGTCGTGATGCCGAACGGTTTCCGACTTTACGTAAAGCGATTCGCAACGTCACCCTTGATCCGCAACCCGGATTATTGAAAGTGATCACTGAACTGCGCCGCGAAGGGACCCCGATTGCCAACAATATCGCTGATCATATTGAATCGTTCACCGATTATGATTTTGCCGCCTTACTCTTTTCAGATGGCTCCACTCGCCGTTCGATCGCCTTGGACCGCAAAATCAATATCATTCAAATTGCCGATTTGGTCCTGCCTGATGCGGACAAAACGCAAGATGAATACATCACCGCGGAAATGTTATCCGTCGCCATGTTGATGATCATCTCGACTTTCGCCATCGACTTTATCCATGCCGATCGTTCGCAATTTAAAATTGTCGATCTCGATGAAGCTTGGGCATTTTTGAATGTAGCGCAAGGTAAAGCTCTTTCTATGAAGTTGATCCGTGAAGGCCGTTCAATGAATGCTGGGGTTTATCTAGTCACGCAAAACGCTAATGATCTTCTAGACGAAAAGATGAAAAATAATATCGGTATGAAATTTGCCTTTCGTTCGACCGATATTAATGAAATCAAAAACACCCTCACTTTCTTTGGGCTTGATGCCGAAGATGAAAGTAATCAACACCGCCTACGTTCACTGGATAATGGTGAATGCTTATTTCAAGATATTTGGGGCCACGTCGGTGTCCTACACTTTGATTATATCTTTGAACATCTATACAAGGCCTTCGACACTCGCCCACCAGCGCAGATAACTGGAGGTGAGTAA
- a CDS encoding conjugal transfer protein, whose product MKKIRSYTSIWSVEKVLYAINDVNLPFPVTFTQMTWFIVALFLVMLLGDVPPLSFIDGAFLKHLGIPAAITWFMSQKTFDNKRPLGFLRSVITYFTAQKITFSGRPVKPVKAHALDHITHVRRFNQ is encoded by the coding sequence ATGAAAAAGATTCGTAGTTACACCAGCATTTGGTCAGTGGAAAAAGTGCTCTACGCGATCAATGATGTTAATCTACCATTCCCCGTCACGTTCACGCAAATGACTTGGTTCATCGTTGCGCTATTTTTGGTCATGTTGCTGGGCGATGTACCACCACTAAGTTTTATTGATGGCGCGTTCCTAAAACATCTCGGTATTCCAGCAGCCATTACTTGGTTCATGAGTCAAAAGACTTTTGATAACAAACGGCCACTAGGTTTTCTTCGCTCGGTGATCACTTATTTTACCGCCCAGAAGATCACGTTTTCCGGACGGCCAGTCAAACCCGTTAAAGCCCATGCCCTTGACCACATCACCCACGTAAGGAGGTTCAACCAGTGA
- a CDS encoding antirestriction protein ArdA, with protein METVRVFIVNLGYYNQGKTTGKWFTPPLYPDAIAEQLELKNDSEEYAIHDYEAPFEIDRFDSIDEINRKYAALERLEEYDFGADVSALIGEWFRDIEELAENAEDIVIYKGVSDMAELAQDAVESGAIFGDLPDQVIAYLDFEALGRDIEIEGNYLVTNSAIYEYAN; from the coding sequence ATGGAAACGGTACGCGTTTTTATCGTCAACTTAGGTTATTACAATCAAGGCAAGACCACAGGTAAATGGTTCACCCCACCGTTATACCCTGATGCCATTGCCGAACAGCTGGAATTGAAAAATGACAGTGAAGAGTACGCGATCCATGATTACGAAGCACCTTTTGAAATTGATCGCTTTGATTCAATAGACGAGATCAATCGTAAGTATGCTGCTTTAGAACGGCTTGAAGAATATGATTTTGGTGCTGACGTTAGTGCCTTGATTGGCGAATGGTTCCGTGATATTGAAGAACTAGCTGAAAACGCTGAGGATATCGTTATCTATAAGGGTGTTTCAGATATGGCCGAGCTAGCTCAAGATGCTGTGGAATCTGGTGCAATTTTCGGTGACCTTCCAGATCAAGTCATCGCTTACCTCGACTTTGAAGCACTGGGTCGCGATATAGAAATTGAAGGTAATTACTTGGTTACCAACAGCGCTATTTATGAATACGCAAACTAA
- a CDS encoding DNA methyltransferase: protein MAPNQKPVALFEYLINTYTLPGQVVLNNCMGSATTAIACINTDRH from the coding sequence TTGGCACCCAACCAGAAGCCAGTAGCACTGTTTGAATACCTGATCAACACCTACACGTTACCCGGACAAGTTGTTTTAAATAATTGCATGGGTTCCGCCACAACCGCCATCGCCTGTATTAATACTGACCGACACTAG
- a CDS encoding site-specific DNA-methyltransferase — MGHLPDESIDMILCDLPYGTTANTWDSIIPFDQLWPHYLRLIKPNDAIVLTGNQRFSFQLYNSQPELFRYKWGWVKSNVTNFINAHHRPMSRYEEVLVFSKAPVANSDNTMFYYPQGLIPMNKTITNAQTKGFGNQVHPWAAPEQYVQENQNYPNDILRFKADKNIWHPTRSQ, encoded by the coding sequence ATGGGCCACCTACCTGATGAATCAATTGATATGATTCTTTGTGATCTACCCTACGGCACAACTGCTAATACTTGGGATTCAATCATTCCATTTGACCAACTTTGGCCGCACTATTTACGTTTGATCAAACCTAATGACGCAATTGTTCTGACTGGCAATCAACGCTTTAGCTTCCAGCTCTACAACTCTCAACCTGAACTATTTCGTTACAAGTGGGGCTGGGTCAAAAGTAATGTCACTAATTTTATTAACGCACATCATCGACCCATGTCACGGTATGAAGAAGTGCTTGTATTTTCAAAAGCGCCAGTGGCTAATTCTGATAATACCATGTTCTATTACCCACAAGGCCTGATACCCATGAACAAAACCATCACTAATGCGCAAACTAAAGGCTTTGGTAACCAAGTACACCCATGGGCAGCGCCAGAACAATATGTTCAAGAAAATCAAAACTATCCGAATGATATTTTACGGTTCAAAGCTGATAAAAATATTTGGCACCCAACCAGAAGCCAGTAG